In a genomic window of Telopea speciosissima isolate NSW1024214 ecotype Mountain lineage chromosome 5, Tspe_v1, whole genome shotgun sequence:
- the LOC122660948 gene encoding uncharacterized protein LOC122660948 — protein sequence MASNFDRWEKDPFFSAAEEVQESADRMESVYRTWLHETKNASNICDIDELRRDLHTTLGTAKWQLEEFARAVSSSYVDSSSSAEDGRARHRQFIVAIEFRISTVENSLKESVVAEGKSTLPWVRLDEGERDELALFLSGPLVGRATPSATIPARDEEEGNLQGARGETVSSWSKNSSHPVEWGSHETKEDRFHGHRRTASASPDIDTWKITVAEENSQGSSSSDGMYDLPPPRVFSFSGLLGAMEPIPKLNWSNKNGFRKWKAGDRRLATDAVPLRPQQLSRGINACYERSKSCLDSCDESYDKQLYGWFGAVQRHFQRSQYQIQYSRPIRVTFCVAVVLCLIVFLAWSAV from the exons ATGGCTTCGAATTTCGATCGGTGGGAGAAGGATCCGTTCTTCTCCGCGGCTGAGGAAGTTCAGGAATCTGCTGACAG GATGGAATCGGTTTATAGAACCTGGTTACACGAAACCAAGAACGCGTCGAACATCTGCGATATCGATGAGCTTCGCAGGGACCTACATACAACCCTTGGTACTGCCAAATGGCAG TTGGAGGAGTTTGCACGGGCAGTCAGCTCGAGCTATGTTGATAGCTCTAGCTCGGCCGAAGATGGGAGAGCCAGGCACCGCCAATTTATTGTTGCTATCGAGTTTCGGATTTCTACGGTTGAGAACTCGTTGAAGGAATCAGTCGTCGCGGAAGGCAAGTCGACGTTGCCTTGGGTTCGTTTGGATGAAGGTGAACGGGATGAGCTTGCCTTGTTTCTCTCTGGACCTTTGGTAGGCAGGGCCACTCCCTCTGCTACGATTCCTGCtagagacgaagaagaagggaatttGCAGGGAGCGCGTGGAGAAACAGTGTCTAGTTGGTCAAAGAATTCTTCGCATCCGGTTGAGTGGGGTTCACACGAGACTAAGGAGGATAGGTTTCACGGGCATCGGAGGACTGCAAGTGCCAGTCCTGACATTGATACCTGGAAGATTACAGTTGCCGAAGAGAATTCCCAAGGAAGTTCTTCTTCTGATGGCATGTATGATCTTCCTCCTCCTAGGGTATTCAGTTTTTCAGGGCTCCTCGGAGCCATGGAGCCCATTCCCAAGCTGAATTGGTCCAACAAGAATGGTTTCAGGAAATGGAAGGCTGGGGATCGTCGTCTGGCAACCGATGCTGTGCCATTACGGCCACAGCAGTTGAGTCGG GGCATAAATGCTTGTTATGAAAGAAGTAAGAGTTGCCTTGATAGCTGTGACGAGTCTTATGATAAGCAGCTATATGGTTGGTTCGGAGCTGTTCAAAGACACTTTCAGAGGTCGCAATATCAAATCCAATACAGTCGGCCAATTCGAGTTACTTTTTGTGTTGCTGTCGTCCTTTGCCTGATTG TGTTTCTTGCATGGAGTGCTGTCTAA